From the Bacteroidia bacterium genome, one window contains:
- a CDS encoding tetratricopeptide repeat protein: MYSSKKNSLQINNYKRTILLFILFVLMALSTIYCNSGTKKNIVPENENHVYLNINDSVKYVGMQTCKTCHQSIYHSFIKTGMGESFDHATEQKSAARFDKHEVIYDKYKDFYYYPFWDKDSLMIREFRLSGKDTTYKNVVHVNYIVGSGMHTNSHMYEVNGYVYQAPMTFYTQKGIWDFPPGFADGYNSRFSREIGLECMSCHNSYPNFVKGSENKFTSIPSGITCERCHGPGELHVKSIQAGHIVDTTKAIDYTIVNPAKLSLALQVDVCERCHLQGNTVLKDGKSFYDFKPGMKLSDVMDVFTPKYKGMEDEFIMASHIARLKMSKCYMYSMKNEVNDKALKPYKDALTCVTCHDPHKDVRQVNNNIFNAVCENCHGKKVKEICTDDIADRAKSNNNCVECHMPKGGTIDIPHVVTTDHYIHIPIPKNQLVKIKTFLGLYAVNDDHPSAEMKAKAYINQFEKFDANPMLLDSAKKYLPDANSTDIEKSFPSLVHLYFLKKDYQKIIFYVNNLGANLILNKHLTTTSYSNDNAWTAYRIGEAFSNENDPEQAYLFYKKATTLAPFVPEFKNKYGAALVAIGNTDGASTVFSEILKENPDNVSALTNLGYLTLLQGDADKAQHLYTKAFALNPDYEPLLMNQAGLFIYQKNYAKAKIILHEVLKKNPTNNQATTILQKLKNV; this comes from the coding sequence ATGTATTCTTCGAAAAAAAATTCCTTGCAAATAAATAATTACAAACGAACAATACTTTTATTCATATTGTTTGTATTGATGGCGCTTTCCACGATTTATTGCAACAGCGGAACTAAAAAAAACATTGTTCCAGAAAATGAAAATCACGTTTATTTAAACATCAACGACAGTGTAAAATATGTGGGCATGCAAACCTGCAAAACCTGTCACCAAAGCATTTATCATTCCTTTATAAAAACTGGAATGGGTGAATCCTTCGATCATGCAACCGAACAAAAAAGTGCCGCGCGATTTGATAAACACGAAGTGATTTACGATAAATACAAGGATTTTTATTACTATCCTTTTTGGGACAAAGACAGTTTGATGATTCGGGAATTTCGGCTTTCCGGAAAGGACACAACGTATAAAAACGTGGTGCATGTAAATTACATTGTAGGCTCCGGAATGCACACCAATTCGCACATGTACGAGGTAAACGGATATGTATATCAAGCGCCGATGACCTTTTATACGCAAAAAGGAATTTGGGATTTCCCTCCGGGTTTTGCAGATGGTTATAATTCGCGGTTCAGCCGAGAAATTGGTTTGGAATGTATGAGTTGCCACAATTCGTATCCTAATTTTGTGAAAGGTTCCGAAAATAAATTTACAAGTATTCCAAGCGGAATTACCTGCGAACGTTGTCACGGTCCAGGCGAATTGCACGTAAAATCAATTCAAGCTGGACATATTGTGGATACTACAAAAGCGATTGATTATACGATTGTAAATCCGGCAAAACTTTCCTTGGCTTTGCAAGTAGATGTTTGTGAGCGTTGCCATTTGCAAGGAAATACTGTATTAAAAGATGGAAAATCATTTTATGATTTTAAACCTGGAATGAAATTATCGGATGTGATGGACGTATTTACGCCCAAATACAAAGGCATGGAAGATGAATTTATTATGGCATCACACATTGCGCGTTTGAAAATGAGCAAATGCTATATGTATAGCATGAAAAATGAAGTGAATGACAAAGCGCTAAAACCTTATAAAGACGCCTTAACTTGCGTTACTTGCCACGATCCGCACAAGGATGTGCGACAAGTAAACAACAATATTTTCAATGCAGTTTGCGAAAATTGTCATGGTAAAAAAGTAAAAGAAATTTGTACAGATGACATCGCAGATCGTGCAAAATCAAATAATAATTGCGTGGAATGTCACATGCCGAAAGGCGGAACCATTGATATTCCGCACGTAGTTACAACCGATCATTACATCCACATTCCCATTCCGAAAAATCAACTCGTAAAAATTAAAACATTTTTGGGATTGTATGCCGTAAACGACGATCATCCCTCGGCAGAAATGAAAGCGAAAGCATACATCAATCAGTTCGAAAAATTTGATGCCAATCCGATGTTATTGGATTCTGCAAAAAAATATTTACCAGATGCTAATTCAACGGACATTGAAAAAAGCTTTCCGAGTTTGGTGCACCTATATTTCCTGAAAAAGGACTATCAAAAAATTATTTTTTACGTGAACAATTTAGGCGCGAATTTAATTCTGAATAAACACTTAACAACAACATCTTACAGCAACGATAATGCTTGGACGGCTTATCGGATTGGCGAAGCTTTTTCTAATGAAAATGATCCGGAACAAGCGTATCTTTTTTATAAAAAAGCAACAACACTCGCACCTTTTGTTCCTGAATTTAAAAACAAATACGGCGCAGCGCTTGTCGCGATTGGAAATACCGACGGTGCGAGTACCGTTTTTTCAGAAATTTTAAAAGAAAATCCAGACAACGTTTCCGCATTAACTAATTTGGGATATTTAACTTTATTGCAAGGCGATGCCGATAAAGCGCAACATTTATACACAAAAGCATTTGCTTTAAATCCGGATTATGAGCCTTTGTTAATGAACCAAGCAGGATTATTTATCTATCAAAAAAATTATGCAAAAGCGAAAATTATTTTGCACGAAGTGTTGAAAAAGAATCCGACAAATAATCAGGCAACAACTATTTTACAAAAATTAAAAAACGTATAA